The genomic segment TGAAGGCCGTGGCGGAACGGCGGGCGGCCGCGGAGACAGTGCCGCCCAGGCTGCGATCGGCACTGCAACGGCAGATCTCGCTGGACCTGCGCGATGCTCCCCTGCGTTCGATCCTGAACATCATCGCCAGCAACGGCGAGCTCAATTTCGTCTTCGACCGCGACGTCAAGACCGACCAGCGCGCCAGCATCTTCGTGCGCGACATGAGCCTGGACGACATCCTGCGCATCCTGCTGCTGACCAACCAGCTCGAACGCAAGGTGCTCAACGAGAACTCGATCCTGGTCTACCCCGCGACGCAGGCCAAGCAGCGCGAATACCAGGAGCTGGTCACCCGCAGCTTCTATCTGGCGAATTCCGACCCGAAGCAGACCGCCGCGATGATCCGCGCGCTGGTGAAGACGCGCGACCTGTTCGTCGACGAGAAGCTCAACCTGATCATCATGCGCGACACGCCGGACGCGGTGCGGCTGGCAGAGCAGCTGGTCGCGACGCAGGACCTGGGCGAGCCCGAGGTGATGCTGGAGCTGGAGGTGCTCGAGGTGGCGTCCAGCCTGGTCCAGGAACTCGGCGTGCGTTATCCGGAGCAGGTGAGCTTCTTCTCGCCGGATGCGAGCGGTGCGTTCCCGGCGCTCGTGGAGCTGCGGCGCTCCAGCGGGCTGCGGGCGCTGGTGCCGAACCCGGTGCTGCTGCTCACGCTGCGGCAGCAGGACGGGACGACCAACCTGCTGGCCAACCCGCGCATCCGCGTGAAGAACCGCGAGAAGGCCAAGGTTCACATCGGCGAACGCGTGCCCGTCATCACGACCACGTCGACCGCCAACGTCGGCGTCTCGTCGTCGGTGAACTACCTCGAGACCGGCCTCAAGCTGGACGTGGAGCCGAACATCTTCCTGGAGGACGAGGTCGCCATCAAGGTGCAGCTGGAGGTGTCCAACATCCTCGAACAGCTGAACGTGTCCGGCACCGTCGCGTACCGGCTCGGCACGCGCAACGCCGCGACCACCTTGCGCCTGCGCGATGGCGAGACGCAGGTGCTGGCGGGCCTGATCAACAGCGAGGACCGCAAGTCTTTCACCAAGGTTCCTTACGCGGGCGACCTGCCGGTCCTGGGCCGGCTGTTCCGCAACGACGACGAGCGCGGCAGCAAGACCGAGATCGTCCTGCTGCTCACGCCGCGCGTGGTGCGAAACCTGGCCCGGCCCGACACGGTCGCGCCGATGTTCTCCTCTGGGACGGAGGCTGCTCCGGGCGCCGCGCCGCTGCGTCTGGCCAGCGGCGGTCGCGTGGGACTCACGCCCGACGCCTCTGCGGCCGGCACGGCGGGTCCCGCCCCAGCCGCCGCAGCGCAGGCGCCGGCGCAGCCCGCCGTGCCCCTCAACCTCGTGGCGCCTGCGCAGGCGCCCGTCGGGTCGGAGTTCAGCGTCACGCTGTCGCTGCCCACGGGCAATGCGCCGGTCACGGCCAGCGTGCAACTCACGTTCGACCCGGCCGTGCTGAACCTGGTGGGCATCAGCCCCGCTTCTCCGGGCAGCCCGCCCGCGCCGGACCGCGGCACCGTGGCGGTGGAGGTGGCATCCGCCGGCATCCCGGGCACGCCGACCACGCCGACGCAGCTGCGGTTCCGCGTGGTCGGGAAGGAGCCGACCAACACCGAGATCGGGATCGAGGTGGTCTCGGCGAGCCGGCCGGTGCAGGCGCCGCCGTCGTCGCAGCCCGTGAGCATCGTGGG from the Ramlibacter henchirensis genome contains:
- a CDS encoding secretin and TonB N-terminal domain-containing protein, which translates into the protein MTAQQPTPEARRRGRLALLAPWLLLAACATQQPDLREGQQLIAAGRFQEGLARLEAAAKAQPRDPQAYTTYITQRAAIVNAQVRDGDALRVAGDLRGAEAQYRAALQLDPTSALAQAGLEATARAARSDASMIEAEQALRAGDVAKAERLTRSVLSAESNHPRARAMMKAVAERRAAAETVPPRLRSALQRQISLDLRDAPLRSILNIIASNGELNFVFDRDVKTDQRASIFVRDMSLDDILRILLLTNQLERKVLNENSILVYPATQAKQREYQELVTRSFYLANSDPKQTAAMIRALVKTRDLFVDEKLNLIIMRDTPDAVRLAEQLVATQDLGEPEVMLELEVLEVASSLVQELGVRYPEQVSFFSPDASGAFPALVELRRSSGLRALVPNPVLLLTLRQQDGTTNLLANPRIRVKNREKAKVHIGERVPVITTTSTANVGVSSSVNYLETGLKLDVEPNIFLEDEVAIKVQLEVSNILEQLNVSGTVAYRLGTRNAATTLRLRDGETQVLAGLINSEDRKSFTKVPYAGDLPVLGRLFRNDDERGSKTEIVLLLTPRVVRNLARPDTVAPMFSSGTEAAPGAAPLRLASGGRVGLTPDASAAGTAGPAPAAAAQAPAQPAVPLNLVAPAQAPVGSEFSVTLSLPTGNAPVTASVQLTFDPAVLNLVGISPASPGSPPAPDRGTVAVEVASAGIPGTPTTPTQLRFRVVGKEPTNTEIGIEVVSASRPVQAPPSSQPVSIVGR